The proteins below are encoded in one region of Podarcis raffonei isolate rPodRaf1 chromosome 8, rPodRaf1.pri, whole genome shotgun sequence:
- the C8H8orf90 gene encoding uncharacterized protein C8orf90 homolog has protein sequence MASLVPETLDNPPRPSGDEGIPGLPAPLQQGKPLPIAGSGTKPGGGNPSQDFLLPPPLLPSPHLFSQAAPHNTSPGVVYSLPGSTAATTSSPPRLVQTLPGSFPDIYDGDMKRWEDHFRSIQRAYKEFGKEDDFAIRVLTEDFTLPFPFAWPSKGEASRQLAYDPSDCSGFDFFLHPGQPVPHLLQPLHATTQAFFKKRRLEQLALSYASKASLAGAPGLPTPQETSPTLRPDIMVITSVPCVAAAAAPGEPPFLLQDGKGHRNIQPAPIAIPSSAPMQSINLQFMSPTHHGQF, from the exons ATGGCTTCCTTAGTTCCAGAGACTTTGGATAACCCACCTCGGCCTTCAG GTGATGAAGGGATCCCAGGTCTCCCTGCCCCGCTGCAACAGGGCAAGCCCCTCCCCATTGCAGGAAGTGGTACCAAGCCTGGGGGAGGGAACCCCTCGCAAGACTTCCTGCTTCCTCCACCTCTTCTGCCGTCGCCCCATCTCTTTAGCCAGGCAGCTCCACACAACACCTCTCCCGGAGTTGTCTACAGCCTGCCCGGCTCCACCGCAGCAACCACCTCATCACCCCCGAGGCTGGTCCAAACTCTCCCAGGCTCCTTCCCAGATATCTACGATGGAGACATGAAAAGGTGGGAGGACCATTTCCGCAGCATCCAGAGAGCCTACAAAGAGTTTGGCAAGGAGGATGACTTTGCGATCCGGGTGCTCACTGAAGATTTCACCCTCCCGTTCCCTTTCGCCTGGCCCAGCAAGGGCGAGGCATCCCGGCAGCTGGCGTACGACCCTTCGGACTGCTCCGGCTTCGATTTCTTTCTGCACCCAGGGCAACCGGTCCCTCACCTCCTCCAGCCACTGCATGCCACCACCCAGGCATTCTTCAAGAAGAGGCGTCTGGAGCAACTGGCTCTCAGTTACGCCAGCAAAGCGTCCCTCGCCGGCGCTCCTGGGCTGCCCACGCCGCAAGAAACGAGTCCCACCTTGCGGCCGGACATCATGGTCATCACCAGCGTACCGTGTGTGGCTGCCGCGGCGGCTCCCGGCGAGCCGCCTTTCCTCCTACAAGACGGCAAAGGCCACAGGAACATCCAACCTGCCCCAATAGCTATCCCAAGCTCAGCACCAATGCAGTCCATCAACCTCCAGTTCATGAGCCCCACGCACCATGGGCAGTTTTAG